The proteins below are encoded in one region of Aquisphaera giovannonii:
- the lspA gene encoding signal peptidase II — translation MTRRIGLGRWLLFWSIALGGAAFDLVTKSLIFARFGEPGEPGSRIFGVVPGILDIQTSLNKGALWGFGGSYAYSSQLFAGLSIVAGVAIVYYLFVRGAAESLALTVALALIMAGAMGNCYDRLVVGRVRDFVHFHVDSIGFDWAIFNFADNMLVIGSVILILFALRPEASRAADPQATARGPLVGEPAEGAHPA, via the coding sequence ATGACGAGACGAATCGGGCTGGGCCGCTGGCTGCTGTTCTGGTCGATCGCTCTGGGCGGCGCGGCCTTCGACCTCGTCACCAAGTCCCTCATCTTCGCCCGATTCGGCGAGCCGGGCGAGCCCGGCTCTCGGATCTTCGGTGTGGTCCCGGGCATCCTGGACATCCAGACCAGCCTCAACAAGGGGGCGCTCTGGGGGTTCGGAGGTTCGTACGCGTATAGCAGCCAGCTCTTCGCGGGCCTCTCGATCGTCGCTGGAGTCGCGATCGTCTATTACCTGTTCGTCCGCGGGGCCGCCGAGAGCCTGGCCTTGACCGTCGCCCTGGCCCTGATCATGGCGGGTGCGATGGGCAACTGCTACGACCGACTGGTGGTGGGGCGGGTCCGGGATTTCGTGCACTTCCACGTGGACTCGATCGGCTTCGACTGGGCGATCTTCAACTTCGCCGACAACATGCTCGTGATCGGCTCGGTCATCCTGATCCTCTTCGCGCTCCGCCCGGAGGCGTCGCGGGCCGCCGATCCCCAGGCGACCGCACGCGGCCCGCTCGTGGGCGAGCCAGCCGAGGGGGCGCATCCGGCCTGA
- a CDS encoding TraR/DksA family transcriptional regulator, whose amino-acid sequence MAGTLKPDDLGPFRRTLQGLRARLKGDLSQMTDEALRLSAASGFSNLSNVPLHMADVGTENYDQEFTLGLIENEQGTLDLIEEALGRMERGTYGLCIECGGAIARPRLQAIPYARHCINCARLAENGG is encoded by the coding sequence ATGGCCGGCACCTTGAAACCGGACGACCTCGGTCCTTTTCGCCGCACGCTGCAGGGGCTCCGAGCCCGGCTGAAGGGCGACCTCAGCCAGATGACCGACGAGGCGTTGCGCCTGAGTGCGGCGAGCGGCTTCAGCAACCTGTCCAACGTGCCCCTCCACATGGCCGACGTGGGCACGGAGAACTACGATCAGGAGTTCACCCTGGGACTCATCGAGAACGAGCAGGGCACGCTCGACCTCATCGAAGAAGCGTTGGGCCGCATGGAACGGGGGACGTACGGACTCTGCATCGAGTGCGGCGGGGCCATCGCCCGCCCTCGCCTGCAGGCCATCCCTTACGCGAGGCATTGCATCAACTGCGCGAGGCTGGCGGAGAACGGCGGATGA
- the cobA gene encoding uroporphyrinogen-III C-methyltransferase, giving the protein MGSSAGIVYLVGAGPGDPGLLTRRGADVLARAEVVVYDHLANPGLLRLAPRGALLVCAGKSSGHCTLEQSQINDLLAEHASDGRTVVRLKGGDPFVFGRGGEEAEHLARLGVRFEVVPGVTAGIGAAAYAGIPVTHRAMASAVAFVTGHNDPEAAEERRTPDAGKAGLDWEALARFPGTLVVYMGVTRLPAIARTLLRHGKDPDTPAAVVQSGTTASQRVVTGSLATIAEEARRAAIRPPALLVVGQVVGRREAIAWFESLPLSGQRIVVTRPEGDAARSAAMLEAMGAEALIAPTIEVGPMPEGETGPLDAAISRLAEYDWLVFTSANGVRFFLDRLLAHGRDLRALGSLSLAAIGPATAAALESYHLRADLIPAEFRSEALAQALAERAAGCRILLARADRGRVVLREELSRLATVDQVAVYRNGDASVVPAAVLDRIAEGSVDWITLSSSAMAERLHGVLPEEARARIRGGYPRLASISPVTSGAIARLGWPVAAEASTYTWDGLVQAIVAVVSDGRQRPDLPPPVSAAP; this is encoded by the coding sequence ATGGGCTCGAGTGCGGGCATCGTCTACCTCGTGGGCGCCGGGCCGGGCGATCCCGGCCTCCTGACCCGCCGGGGGGCTGACGTGCTCGCCCGGGCTGAAGTCGTGGTCTACGACCACCTGGCGAACCCGGGGCTGCTCCGCCTCGCTCCGCGGGGGGCCCTCCTCGTCTGCGCGGGGAAATCGAGCGGGCATTGCACGCTCGAGCAGTCCCAGATCAACGACCTGCTCGCCGAGCACGCATCGGACGGGCGCACGGTGGTCCGCCTCAAGGGGGGAGATCCGTTCGTCTTCGGCCGCGGCGGCGAGGAGGCGGAGCACCTGGCACGGCTCGGGGTCCGCTTCGAAGTCGTCCCCGGCGTGACGGCCGGCATCGGGGCGGCGGCGTACGCGGGCATACCCGTGACGCATCGGGCGATGGCCTCGGCGGTCGCGTTCGTGACCGGGCACAACGACCCCGAAGCGGCCGAGGAGCGGCGGACGCCCGACGCGGGCAAGGCGGGCCTCGACTGGGAAGCCCTCGCCCGATTTCCCGGGACGCTGGTCGTGTACATGGGGGTGACGCGGCTCCCTGCCATCGCCCGGACGCTGCTGCGACACGGAAAGGACCCGGACACCCCTGCCGCGGTCGTGCAGTCCGGCACGACGGCGAGCCAGCGCGTGGTCACCGGGTCGCTGGCGACGATCGCCGAGGAGGCCCGCCGGGCCGCGATCCGCCCCCCCGCGCTGCTCGTCGTCGGTCAAGTCGTCGGCCGGAGGGAGGCGATCGCCTGGTTCGAGTCCCTCCCGCTCAGCGGGCAGAGGATCGTGGTCACGCGTCCGGAAGGGGACGCGGCACGATCCGCGGCGATGCTCGAGGCGATGGGCGCCGAGGCCCTCATCGCGCCGACCATCGAGGTGGGCCCCATGCCCGAGGGCGAGACCGGCCCGCTCGACGCGGCGATTTCCCGCCTGGCCGAATACGACTGGCTCGTGTTCACGTCGGCCAACGGCGTCCGCTTCTTCCTCGATCGTCTACTCGCCCACGGGCGGGACCTCCGGGCGCTCGGCTCACTGAGCCTGGCGGCGATCGGTCCGGCGACGGCCGCGGCCCTCGAGTCGTACCACCTCAGGGCCGACCTCATCCCCGCGGAGTTCCGCTCCGAGGCCCTCGCCCAGGCGCTCGCCGAGCGGGCCGCCGGATGTCGGATCCTCCTCGCGCGGGCCGACCGGGGCAGGGTCGTCCTCCGCGAGGAGCTCTCGCGACTGGCGACCGTGGACCAGGTCGCGGTCTATCGCAACGGGGACGCGTCGGTAGTCCCCGCCGCCGTTCTCGACCGAATCGCCGAGGGTTCGGTGGACTGGATCACCCTCTCCAGCTCGGCCATGGCGGAGCGGCTCCACGGGGTCCTGCCGGAGGAAGCCAGGGCGAGGATCCGCGGCGGCTATCCGCGGTTGGCGAGCATCAGCCCGGTGACATCCGGTGCGATCGCCCGGCTGGGCTGGCCCGTCGCGGCCGAGGCGAGCACCTACACCTGGGATGGGCTCGTCCAGGCCATCGTGGCCGTCGTCTCCGACGGCCGGCAACGCCCTGACTTGCCCCCTCCGGTCAGCGCAGCTCCATGA